One region of Oryza sativa Japonica Group chromosome 10, ASM3414082v1 genomic DNA includes:
- the LOC4349416 gene encoding metacaspase-1, with translation MMMLIDCSGCRTPLQLPHGAPCIRCAICGAVTYVAAAAPPPAHGDPARGAAGPGAVAPQHQAPGWGPPPPPAHGRKRAVICGISYKFSRHELKGCINDAKCMRHLLTTRFHFPDDSIIMLTEEQTDPYKIPTKHNIRMAMYWLVQGCQPGDSLVFHYSGHGAQQRNYSGDEVDGMDETLCPLDFETQGMIVDDEINTALVRPLTPGVKLHALIDACHSGTALDLPFLCRMNRSGQYVWEDHRPRSGVWKGTSGGECISFSGCDDDQTSADTSALSKITSTGAMTFCFIQAIERGQGTTYGSILTSMRSTIRSTGDSMGSGGGAVTSLITMLLTGGSVSSGGLKQDPQLTANEPFDVYAKPFSL, from the exons cgccgccgccgcgccgccaccggcccACGGCGACCCCGCCCGCGGCGCCGCGGGGCCGGGGGCGGTGGCGCCCCAGCACCAGGCGCCGGGGTGGgggccgcctcccccgcccgcgcacGGGCGGAAGCGCGCCGTGATCTGCGGGATCTCCTACAAGTTCTCGCGCCACGAGCTCAAGGGTTGCATCAACGACGCCAAGTGCATGCGCCACCTCCTCACGACGCGCTTCCACTTCCCCGACGACTCCATCATCATGCTCACCG AAGAACAAACTGACCCTTACAAGATTCCAACAAAGCACAACATAAGGATGGCCATGTATTGGCTTGTACAAGGTTGCCAGCCTGGAGACTCATTGGTATTCCATTATTCTGGTCACGGAGCACAACAAAGAAACTACAGCGGAGATGAAGTTGATGGAATGGATGAAACCCTCTGCCCATTGGATTTTGAGACACAGGGAATGATTGTGGATGATGAAATAAATACTGCTCTTGTCAGACCACTTACTCCTGGAGTTAAACTTCATGCACTGATAGATGCTTGTCACAGTGGGACTGCACTTGATTTGCCTTTCCTCTGCAGAATGAACAG GAGTGGGCAATATGTATGGGAAGATCATCGACCTCGATCTGGTGTCTGGAAGGGCACTAGTGGCGGCGAGTGTATTTCATTTAGTGGTTGTGACGATGATCAGACATCTGCAGATACTTCA GCTTTGTCAAAGATCACTTCAACTGGCGCTATGACATTTTGCTTTATCCAAGCAATTGAGCGTGGGCAGGGCACCACCTATGGGAGTATCCTGACCTCCATGCGTTCGACAATACGCAGTACAGGTGATTCAATGGGCAGCGGAGGTGGTGCTGTAACATCGCTAATCACAATGCTTCTTACAGGAGGCAGCGTTAGTAGTGGCGGCTTGAAGCAG GATCCACAGCTAACTGCAAACGAGCCATTCGATGTGTATGCGAAGCCCTTTTCTCTATGA